The Salminus brasiliensis chromosome 3, fSalBra1.hap2, whole genome shotgun sequence genome contains a region encoding:
- the LOC140551583 gene encoding interferon-induced very large GTPase 1-like translates to MDISTTEQKCVQSQEGDLRLEDFLRKLGLQSKYEHTLSRAHFLDITSSSQSEEPNKEADLVNTFLQRLLTIDYKARHLSVKSELRIKKSRQTAGKIGFDALFKKKTQSKEKKQSHFHPMDVQMAVFLCADPFLQQTMVTKLSQCQYAVPMLVPNPFSGNIEFPLWTLRQISKSWKSTDTSGNITSKTLPMCKAQTPMVAFFRIGSISSSKSQLMNRLINEKHETFFHCDCPDSSRERLLMDGVVEIAWYLPSGKSSDHFSDCVAFCNLHGDSSINETQRKILTETASVNVVLLPCLDENNDNMAIVKDLWNSSAPLIVVLSDEEDDGEDDMCEIGDRKYKMGLKGRNQCDVSVALRGVIKNCLSEQPVTFSLEKIAEHRDMKVDESNEDCQRGKEAAQEIMRFLERKDPSTVKERYLPCQGKLWHDWCQKNKYLRRLKSDNIEKEKIKTENQLREIRNEQQKHGFSDLMVSFVGSLKILSDSQKMYFLKWTAILVDDFTSDKLSDILKEYDQKWSEVLALKRKHDNLKKNNSELINLNLIKSYPQEHDKSVTLKAEQSNLEKISKKLNAATFGLEHMLREMGQIYEASVSERRGMERNKDGALSFLPQLAAELMTSGHPMELMDGDAAHVPLIWVSAVLDKVIRKLGDQRVFVLSVLGIQSSGKSTMLNAMFGLQFAVSAGRCTRGAFMQLVKVSEEMKEELKFDYILVFDTEGLQALELAGKDTIHHDNELATFVVGLGNMTLINIFGENPSEMQDILQIVVQAFMRMKKVRLNPSCMFVHQNVTDVAAGEKMMEGKRRLQEKLDEMTKLAAKDEVYDAECFSDVIAFDIKKDVKYFSQLWEGSPPMAPPNPSYSENVRELRRDIVSRASKTNCMKLSQFQQRVKDLWEALLNENFVFSFRNTLEISVYRKLEEEYEKWTWSLRSAMLSIEDKMLNRIASGTVETVERRELVKEMSATLQDVQTAFKVYFEEDSEKETLIQWKSRFQTLLQHLHNNIVDEAKRKLDDNIKQKNIRKNLDEQLMNYKKTLFEKSKELALKLKEDGSKSRNPKAEFDSVWGKWVSELTKDVPEIREANILEDVIQILGELYEDGLVVGQKESAEYRGICTAGDYQIYVSVKKNRIVPVLEKIPFSEHPVLEMLPCMEKSLRPEDQISIRELISEVAQQTTEKVNSFPVSVLGYSSGYIQQIVRDVRKLVQEFKPISDFFEFKKEFYVDLSLYVCEQAETHFVELHRKYKEANDPLLYFEKKRSEYLKFFDNYWKGATSAAVLGDQICGKLKGTMLQSVYNMIAKFICGQLRGKPPFNGNRGDLEKHILKSLAEQEGDKEEKFNRFLTYMYYPKYHFENFIRDRVRRFMTAENPQAVSAIREHIEYIHRIVMSAAEMARDEVKKKDEGISRDVNMWLDIFSNSLVDELGDTRVHLSGDDTEDVTDCDVLVDVIKKELLAVVEELKGSLCKLSDLRVEMFREKPEEILIKHFCRCCWKKCPFCGAVCTNSQENHPEKHRAEFHRSCGMAGSHFIDTTEFSINFCTTNVARNDLRFYTQNCNDPYPFKQYWTAGGEFAKWSISADFSELPYWKWFICEFQENLENHHKKTFSGDGTIPSEWKTFSQNDAVKSLRITTEITHT, encoded by the exons ATGGACATCAGCACCACAGAGCAGAAATGTGTCCAATCTCAG GAAGGAGACTTAAGACTAGAAGACTTCTTGAGAAAACTGGGCCTTCAGAGCAAATATGAGCACACACTTTCCAGAGCTCACTTTCTTGATATAACATCATCATCACAGAGCGAAGAGCCCAACAAAGAGGCAGACCTGGTTAACACCTTCTTGCAGCGGCTTTTAACAATAGATTACAAAGCAAGACACCTCTCTGTCAAATCTGAACTCAGAATAAAGAAGTctcggcaaacagctggaaaaatTGGGTTTGacgctctttttaaaaaaaagacccagagtaaagaaaaaaagcagagcCATTTTCATCCAATGGACGTTCAGATGGCCGTGTTCCTCTGTGCAGATCCTTTCCTTCAACAGACTATGGTAACTAAGCTGTCTCAGTGTCAGTATGCAGTTCCAATGTTGGTTCCCAATCCTTTCTCTGGGAATATTGAATTTCCTCTGTGGACATTACGCCAGATCAGTAAGAGCTGGAAGAGCACTGATACTTCAGGTAACATCACCAGTAAGACCCTGCCAATGTGCAAAGCTCAAACTCCAATGGTGGCATTCTTCAGGATTGGCTCCATTTCCTCATCCAAGTCTCAGCTGATGAACAGGCTGATCAATGAGAAGCATGAGACGTTCTTCCATTGCGACTGCCCAGACAGCAGCAGAGAGCGTCTACTGATGGATGGAGTGGTGGAGATCGCCTGGTACCTCCCGTCTGGAAAAAGCAGTGATCATTTCTCAGACTGTGTAGCGTTCTGTAATCTACATGGAGATTCCAGCATCAATGAGACTCAGAGAAAGATTCTCACTGAAACGGCCTCTGTGAATGTTGTACTTTTACCTTGTCTTGATGAGAATAATGACAATATGGCAATTGTGAAGGATCTCTGGAACTCCTCAGCACCTCTTATTGTTGTTCTGTCTGATGAAGAGGATGATGGTGAAGATGATATGTGTGAGATTGGggacagaaaatacaaaatgGGACTGAAGGGCAGAAACCAGTGTgatgtttctgttgctcttagAGGAGTTATCAAGAACTGTCTTTCAGAACAGCCTGTGACCTTCAGTCTTGAGAAGATAGCAGAACACAGAGATATGAAGGTGGATGAGAGTAATGAAGACTGTCAGAGAGGAAAGGAAGCTGCACAGGAGATAATGAGATTTCTAGAGAGGAAAGATCCATCCACAGTCAAAGAGCGATATCTGCCCTGCCAGGGGAAACTGTGGCATGACTGgtgccaaaaaaacaaatacctGCGACGCCTTAAAAGTGACAAcatagaaaaagagaaaatcaaaaCAGAAAATCAGTTAAGGGAAATAAGAAATGAACAGCAGAAACATGGTTTCAGTGACCTCATGGTGTCATTTGTTGGAAGTTTAAAGATACTGTCAGACAGTCAGAAAATGTACTTCCTCAAGTGGACGGCAATCCTAGTGGATGACTTCACTTCAGACAAACTCTCTGACATCCTAAAAGAATATGACCAAAAATGGTCAGAAGTGCTGGCTTTGAAAAGAAAACATGATAACctaaagaaaaacaacagtgaACTAATAAACCTTAATCTCATAAAGAGCTACCCTCAGGAACATGACAAATCAGTTACACTGAAAGCTGAACAATCAAACCTAGAAAAGATCTCCAAGAAGCTTAATGCTGCCACCTTTGGTCTGGAGCACATGCTGAGAGAGATGGGTCAGATTTATGAAGCCTCAGTCTCTGAGAGAAGAGGAATGGAAAGGAACAAGGATGGAGCCCTTTCTTTCCTACCTCAGCTTGCTGCTGAACTCATGACATCTGGTCACCCAATGGAGCTGATGGATGGCGATGCTGCTCATGTTCCTCTGATCTGggtttcagcagttctagataAGGTCATCAGGAAACTGGGAGACCAGAGAGTCTTTGTGTTGTCAGTTCTGGGAATTCAGAGCTCTGGGAAATCCACCATGCTCAACGCCATGTTCGGACTCCAGTTTGCAGTCAGTGCTGGACGGTGCACCAGAGGAGCTTTCATGCAGCTGGTCAAAGTGTCTgaggagatgaaggaagagCTGAAGTTTGACTACATTCTGGTTTTTGATACTGAAGGTCTCCAAGCTTTAGAGCTGGCTGGAAAAGACACCATACATCATGATAACGAACTGGCTACATTTGTTGTAGGTCTTGGAAACATGACCTTGATCAACATCTTTGGAGAGAACCCATCAGAGATGCAGGACATCCTTCAGATTGTTGTTCAGGCCTTCATGAGGATGAAGAAGGTCAGACTGAACCCcagctgtatgtttgttcaTCAGAATGTTACTGATGTTGCAGCTGGAGAGAAAATGATGGAGGGAAAAAGACGACTGCAGGAGAAACTGGATGAAATGACCAAGTTAGCTGCTAAAGACGAAGTCTATGATGCAGAATGTTTCAGTGATGTCATTGCTTTTGATATAAAGAAGGATGTAAAGTACTTTTCACAGCTCTGGGAGGGCAGTCCACCCATGGCTCCACCAAACCCATCCTACAGTGAAAATGTTCGGGAGCTGAGGAGAGACATTGTGTCTCGTGCATCAAAAACAAACTGCATGAAATTATCACAGTTTCAGCAGCGAGTGAAAGACCTCTGGGAGGCTCTGCTGAATGAAAACTTTGTGTTCAGTTTCAGGAACACACTGGAGATCTCAGTGTACAGGAAACTGGAGGAGGAGTATGAGAAATGGACCTGGAGTCTCAGGAGTGCCATGCTGAGTATTGAAGACAAGATGCTGAACAGAATAGCCAGTggaacagtggagacagttgAAAGACGAGAGCTTGTAAAGGAAATGTCAGCGACTCTGCAGGACGTCCAAACAGCATTTAAAGTGTATTTTGAAGaagacagtgagaaagaaacACTGATTCAGTGGAAAAGCAGATTTCAGACACTATTACAACACCTCCACAATAACATTGTAGACGAGGCCAAAAGAAAACTGGACgacaacatcaaacagaaaaacattagaaaaaacTTGGATGAGCAGCTGATGAACTATAAAAAGACCCTTTTTGAAAAGAGTAAAGAACTTGCTCTGAAGCTTAAAGAAGATGGGAGTAAAAGCAGAAATCCAAAAGCAGAATTTGATTCAGTGTGGGGAAAGTGGGTCTCTGAATTAACTAAAGATGTTCCAGAAATCAGAGAGGCAAACATCTTAGAAGATGTTATTCAGATTCTGGGAGAGCTTTATGAAGATGGTCTTGTTGTTGGTCAAAAGGAAAGTGCTGAGTACAGAGGGATTTGCACTGCTGGTGATTACCAGATATATGTCTCTGTGAAAAAGAACAGGATTGTTCCTGTTTTGGAAAAGATACCTTTTAGTGAACATCCTGTCCTGGAAATGTTACCTTGTATGGAAAAGTCTCTTAGACCAGAAGATCAGATATCAATACGAGAGCTGATTTCTGAAGTTGCTCaacaaacaacagaaaaagTGAATTCATTTCCAGTCTCAGTGCTGGGATACAGCTCAGGCTACATCCAGCAGATTGTACGTGATGTCAGAAAACTAGTGCAGGAGTTCAAACCAATAAGTGACTTCTTTGAGTTCAAGAAAGAGTTCTATGTagatctctctctttatgtgtGTGAACAGGCAGAGACACACTTTGTAGAACTTCACAGGAAATACAAAGAAGCAAATGATCCACTTCTATACTTTGAGAAGAAAAGGTCTGAGTACTTAAAATTCTTTGATAATTACTGGAAAGGAgcaacatcagcagcagtgcTTGGAGACCAAATCTGTGGTAAACTGAAGGGGACGATGCTGCAGAGTGTGTACAACATGATCGCTAAATTCATCTGTGGACAACTGAGAGGAAAACCTCCATTTAATGGAAACAGAGGTGATCTGGAAAAGCACATTCTGAAGTCTCTGGCAGAGCAGGAGGGGGATAAGGAGGAGAAGTTTAATCGCTTCCTAACATACATGTACTACCCAAAGTATCACTTTGAAAATTTCATCAGAGACAGAGTTAGACGGTTCATGACAGCAGAAAACCCTCAGGCAGTTTCTGCAATTAGAGAACACATTGAATATATACATCGAATTGTCATGAGTGCAGCAGAAATGGCCAGAGATGAAGTCAAGAAAAAAGATGAAGGCATCAGTAGAGATGTGAACATGTGGCTGGACATTTTCTCCAACAGTCTTGTAGACGAGTTGGGAGATACTAGAGTTCACCTGAGTGGTGATGACACTGAGGATGTTACTGATTGTGATGTTCTTGTAGatgttattaaaaaagagcttttaGCTGTTGTTGAGGAGTTGAAAGGAAGCCTCTGTAAGCTTTCAGACCTGCGAGTGGAGATGTTCAGAGAAAAGCCTGAGGAGATCCTGATCAAACACTTCTGCAGGTGCTGCTGGAAGAAGTGTCCCTTCTGTGGAGCTGTCTGTACCAACAGTCAGGAGAACCACCCTGAAAAACACAGGGCTGAATTTCATCGCTCATGTGGAATGGCTGGAAGCCATTTTATAGATACAACAGAATTTTCTATAAACTTTTGCACAACAAATGTAGCAAGAAATGACCTGAGATTTTACACCCAAAATTGCAATGATCCCTACCCTTTCAAACAGTACTGGACCGCAGGAGGAGAGTTTGCTAAATGGAGCATCTCGGCTGACTTTTCTGAGCTGCCATATTGGAAATGGTTTATTTGTGAATTCCAAGAGAACCTTGAAAATCACCACAAGAAAACATTCAGTGGTGATGGGACAATTCCATCTGAATGGAAAACATTTTCTCAGAATGATGCAGTTAAAAGTTTAAGAATAACTACAGAAATTacacatacataa
- the polr2f gene encoding DNA-directed RNA polymerases I, II, and III subunit RPABC2 — protein MSDNEDNFDDGDFDDVEEDEGLDDLENVEDEDQENVQILPAGEGQQANQKRITTAYMTKYERARVLGTRALQIAMCAPVMVELEGETDPLQIAMKELKSRKIPIIIRRYLPDGSYEDWGCDELIISD, from the exons ATGTCTGACAACGAGGACAA CTTTGATGATGGAGATTTCGATGATGTGGAGGAGGACGAGGGGCTGGATGACCTGGAGAATGTGGAGGAT gaaGATCAGGAAAACGTGCAGATTCTCCCCGCCGGAGAGGGTCAGCAGGCGAATCAGAAGAGAATCACCACAGCTTACATGACCAAATATGAGAGAGCCAGAGTACTGGGCACCCGAGCGCTGCAGATTgc GATGTGTGCTCCAGTGATGGTGGAGttggagggagagacagacccGCTGCAGATTGCCATGAAGGAGCTCAA GAGCAGGAAGATCCCCATCATCATCCGCAGGTATCTGCCCGACGGGAGCTACGAGGACTGGGGCTGTGATGAGCTCATCATTTCAGACTAG
- the LOC140551595 gene encoding GTPase IMAP family member 4-like — protein MVLVGKTGAGKSSSGNTILGRKGFRAAKSGSSITKECWKEKEWVGDTEVVLVDTPDLFDTTLSERDLQREISKCINMTAPGPHAIILTMQLGPFTKEEGLAVKKIRAIFGEEADKYTIILFTHGDELPETVEEHLKTAPKQLKQLLDSYGGRYHVFDNTKMDDRTQVLRFLNKVEDMLVCNGGEFYTSKMFQDVDQMLKAREEELRERYEHELKEHEQKLTERFREEKRTLQEKVEQLEASNQDLKQLIRIQEQELSEYRRFYNRKRKCVRQEAEETAVDKKLPVEIANQLKKM, from the coding sequence ATGGTGCTGGTGGGGAAGACTGGAGCTGGGAAAAGCTCCTCAGGAAACACCATCCTGGGCAGGAAAGGATTCAGAGCTGCTAAAAGTGGATCATCCATCACTAAAGAGTGCTGGAAGGAGAAGGAATGGGTGGGGGACACTGAAGTGGTCCTGGTTGATACTCCTGATCTCTTTGATACCACGCTTTCAGAGAGAGATTTACAAAGGGAGATCAGTAAGTGCATTAACATGACGGCTCCAGGACCCCACGCCATCATCCTGACCATGCAGCTCGGACCCTTCACCAAAGAAGAGGGTTTAGCTGTAAAGAAGATCAGAGCCATTTTTGGTGAGGAAGCAGACAAATACACCATCATCCTCTTCACACATGGTGACGAACTCCCTGAAACCGTGGAAGAACATCTGAAAACTGCACCCAAACAGCTGAAACAGCTCTTAGATTCTTACGGAGGACGGTACCATGTCTTTGACAACACTAAAATGGATGACCGCACTCAAGTTCTAAGGTTCCTGAATAAAGTAGAAGATATGCTAGTATGTAACGGGGGTGAATTCTATACCAGCAAAATGTTTCAGGATGTGGACCAGATGCTAAAGGCCAGAGAGGAGGAATTAAGGGAGCGGTATGAGCATGAGCTTAAGGAGCATGAGCAGAAACTGACAGAAAGattcagagaagaaaaaagaacatTACAGGAGAAAGTTGAACAGCTAGAGGCGTCAAATCAAGACTTAAAGCAGTTAATTAGAATTCAGGAGCAGGAGCTGAGTGAATACAGGCGCTTTTATAATAGAAAGCGCAAGTGTGTTAGACAGGAAGCAGAAGAAACAGCAGTGGATAAAAAACTACCAGTGGAGATTGCTAATCAACTAAAAAAAATGTGA